The following are encoded together in the Acidobacteriota bacterium genome:
- a CDS encoding exo-alpha-sialidase has product MTAVFVLLAAPAAGQDGVVLAEFIFNDAPHPECHASTIAETASGALVAAWFSGTAERNADVGIWFSRQGVDGWTAPVEVANGVQPDGGRYPTWNPVLYQPPRDGAALLLFFKVGPSPPEWWGMVMESGDDGRTWSEPRRLPDGILGPIKNKPITLPDGSLLAGSSIEDAPEPPAWRAHFERSSDLGRTWTRSERLAGKTTDGEDFWIIQPTIFTLGGGELLAMFRSKQSRIAASRSVDEGRTWGPIHATGLLNPDAGVDGLTLADGRHLLVYNHKVRIDGAWAGSRSRLNVALSDDGDTWDAALMLEDQDGEYSYPAVIQAGDGLVHVTYTHRRTRIRHVVLDPAALPRYPMPGVEWPHEAPVLPPE; this is encoded by the coding sequence ATGACCGCGGTGTTCGTGCTGTTGGCGGCACCGGCGGCGGGACAAGACGGCGTGGTGCTGGCCGAGTTCATCTTCAACGACGCGCCGCATCCCGAGTGCCATGCCTCGACGATCGCCGAGACGGCTTCCGGCGCTCTGGTCGCTGCCTGGTTCAGCGGGACCGCCGAGCGGAACGCGGACGTCGGCATCTGGTTCAGCCGGCAGGGCGTCGACGGCTGGACGGCCCCGGTCGAAGTGGCAAACGGCGTTCAGCCGGACGGCGGCCGCTACCCGACCTGGAACCCGGTTCTCTACCAGCCGCCTCGGGACGGCGCGGCCCTGCTCCTCTTCTTCAAGGTGGGGCCGAGCCCGCCGGAGTGGTGGGGGATGGTCATGGAGTCCGGCGACGACGGCCGCACCTGGAGCGAGCCCCGGCGGCTTCCGGACGGCATCCTGGGGCCGATCAAGAACAAGCCGATCACGCTGCCCGACGGCAGTCTGCTCGCCGGCTCGAGCATCGAGGACGCGCCCGAGCCCCCGGCCTGGCGAGCGCACTTCGAGCGTTCGTCCGATCTCGGGCGAACCTGGACGCGCAGCGAGCGGCTGGCCGGCAAGACGACGGACGGCGAGGACTTCTGGATCATCCAGCCGACCATCTTCACGCTCGGCGGCGGCGAACTCCTGGCGATGTTCCGGTCCAAGCAGAGCCGCATCGCCGCTTCCCGTTCCGTTGACGAAGGCCGCACCTGGGGGCCGATCCACGCCACCGGCCTGCTCAACCCCGACGCCGGCGTCGACGGCCTGACTCTCGCCGACGGCCGCCACCTCCTCGTGTACAACCACAAGGTGCGCATCGACGGCGCCTGGGCCGGCTCCCGGTCGCGCCTGAACGTCGCGCTCTCGGACGACGGCGACACCTGGGACGCCGCGCTGATGCTGGAGGACCAGGACGGCGAGTACTCCTACCCGGCGGTGATCCAGGCCGGTGACGGGCTGGTCCACGTGACGTACACGCACCGGCGGACCCGCATCCGGCACGTGGTCCTCGATCCCGCGGCGCTGCCGCGGTACCCGATGCCAGGCGTCGAGTGGCCGCACGAGGCGCCGGTTCTGCCTCCGGAGTGA